One window of Rasiella rasia genomic DNA carries:
- the mutY gene encoding A/G-specific adenine glycosylase, producing MPEINFPFSNKLITWYLQNKRELPWRQTKDPYRIWLSEIILQQTRVAQGLPYYETFVATYPNVYELAKAPEEDVLKLWQGLGYYSRARNLRFTANFVANELNGVFPNTYESLKKLKGVGDYTASAIASICYQEPAAVVDGNVYRVLSRVFGVATPINSTAGIKEFKLLAQTLLDEKQPGVFNQAIMEFGARYCVPQNPACEGCIFSENCMAFTSRTVSELPVKLKKLKVKKRYFNYIVLLSIDHKTRLNQRLGKGIWQNLYEFPLVETTNEVSEGDLKREPAYRNLSEEIKINSIVKYNDTPIVHKLSHQHLITTFWIVETETLHGTGIAISEIEKFPVPVLIANFLNMFTFQ from the coding sequence ATGCCAGAAATTAACTTCCCTTTTTCTAACAAACTAATAACGTGGTATTTACAAAACAAGCGTGAATTACCTTGGCGTCAAACCAAGGACCCTTACCGTATCTGGCTTTCTGAAATAATACTGCAACAAACGCGGGTTGCACAAGGGTTGCCATATTACGAAACCTTTGTGGCAACGTACCCTAACGTTTATGAGCTTGCTAAAGCACCAGAAGAAGATGTGTTAAAACTTTGGCAAGGGTTGGGGTATTACTCTAGGGCTCGAAATTTACGTTTTACGGCAAACTTTGTGGCAAATGAGTTAAACGGCGTTTTTCCAAACACCTACGAGTCTTTAAAAAAACTAAAGGGAGTAGGTGATTATACTGCCAGTGCCATAGCGTCTATCTGTTACCAAGAGCCTGCCGCAGTGGTTGATGGTAATGTGTACAGAGTACTTTCTCGAGTTTTTGGCGTCGCTACTCCTATAAATAGTACAGCAGGAATAAAAGAATTTAAGCTGTTAGCACAAACACTATTAGATGAAAAGCAACCTGGTGTTTTTAACCAAGCTATCATGGAGTTTGGAGCCCGCTATTGTGTGCCTCAAAATCCGGCATGTGAAGGGTGTATTTTTTCTGAAAATTGTATGGCATTTACAAGTAGAACGGTTTCAGAATTACCCGTAAAACTAAAAAAATTAAAGGTTAAAAAACGATACTTTAATTATATAGTGCTTCTGTCTATAGATCATAAAACAAGACTCAATCAACGATTAGGGAAGGGAATATGGCAAAATTTATATGAATTTCCATTAGTTGAAACAACCAACGAAGTTTCAGAAGGTGACTTAAAGCGGGAACCGGCATATCGTAATCTTTCCGAAGAAATAAAGATTAATTCAATTGTAAAATATAACGATACCCCCATTGTACACAAATTGTCCCATCAGCATCTAATCACCACATTTTGGATTGTAGAAACCGAAACGCTTCATGGTACTGGGATTGCGATTTCAGAAATAGAAAAATTTCCAGTTCCTGTATTGATTGCAAACTTTTTAAACATGTTTACTTTTCAATAG
- a CDS encoding HU family DNA-binding protein → MTKADLVAKISEKLGMEKGDVQATVESFMSEVKNSLEGGDNVYLRGFGSFIIKTRAEKTGRNISKNTTIKIPAHNIPAFKPAKVFVEGVKTNVEVK, encoded by the coding sequence ATGACGAAAGCAGATTTAGTAGCAAAAATTTCAGAAAAGCTAGGAATGGAAAAAGGAGATGTTCAAGCTACTGTAGAAAGTTTCATGAGTGAAGTAAAAAATTCTCTTGAAGGAGGAGACAACGTATACTTACGTGGTTTTGGAAGTTTCATTATCAAAACAAGAGCTGAAAAAACAGGTAGAAATATTTCTAAGAATACTACCATTAAAATACCTGCACACAACATTCCTGCATTTAAGCCTGCTAAGGTTTTTGTAGAAGGTGTTAAAACGAATGTTGAAGTAAAATAA